In one Arachis duranensis cultivar V14167 chromosome 9, aradu.V14167.gnm2.J7QH, whole genome shotgun sequence genomic region, the following are encoded:
- the LOC107464439 gene encoding TMV resistance protein N-like, which produces MENYKAKFMCSYGGKIQSNTPDHTKLSYVGGHTKILYVHRTPITFPVMLAKLATLCNAASADVSFKYQLPGEDLDSLISVTDDDDLENMMIEYDQLHSFSPKTARMRLFLFPNLPLDSAAASSEPEPDPAVRQLQLPPPPPPPSSSLSSRLVGPLSTHGKYDVFISFRGEDTRTNFTCHLHEALCRKRIKTFIDYELHKGDEISPSLFRAIEDSYVSVIVFSENYADSKWCLEELVRILECRKEYGQVVIPVFYEIDPSHVRKQNGSYKEAFEKHMQNSMLDMNKIQKWKDALAEAADLAGWDSHSRSYRDDTELIQRIVKDVLQKLIYHYPPNDFNGLVGIQEKSAPLESLLREARSVGIWGIGGIGKTTIARYIFDKYSHGFEGSCFLENIRERSGDHVQGLHDLRDQLYSVLLNEKVRQSSTAKSTFVECRIRRQSNFIVLDDVSSSKQLKYLVGELESYGPGSKIIITTRDKSVLQNRRVEKIHEVEGLDSPTSLTLFSLNAFNEDSPEVGYKELSRRAVNYCKGVPLALVVLGSFLHSKTEAEWGSALNKIEKIPNEEIQTVLRLSYDELDYEEQQIFLDIACFLKGELKENIVSLLDSCSLYPVIGMRSLLDKALITISNDSVGMHDLIQQMGWEIVRQESIENPEDRSRLWDLDDTCDVLKNNKGTGAIQGMKLDTYQIRQNLSLSVDTFKKMPNLKYLKFFISVREHGKLSGLQLPEELESFSEKLRHLEWHAYPLPSLPSNFCPEKLVTLRMPNGQFRRLWNKVQDLVNLKDVNLAGCQELVELPDLSKAKNLRNVDLFGCRSLSNIHPSILSCSTLERLDLTGCSKLETLESQTHFKSLWHLNVSGCKSLAKFSVSSEEVEVLDLMMGVKVLHPSIGRFSKARILHVDGHRLENLPKELSCLKSLETLSLHRCSRVSSKENLHLVFNGLQSLRELYFMDCHYLFELPDNINQLSSLQKLALDGSYVVRLPETIKHLSALETLSLKGCRRLQSLPELPSSIIRLEADNCTLLPIASSSLTNFRPKEDGRSDDSFHNCVNFHVQKHTDSFHQYLRDLAHRYELRRIKRRGGGGRRAMFADINFRIFYQDHRIPKWFTYQTKGASITFELDQPYDLCSSFVLCVVIAPGWPSPIKYGLILQYQCHLEDSDMNKYSTSKILLDDVPAERDFDHIYMSLDRGGIIEAIKAYKLKYGSHSVSECYNNLKVTIEFYFYCCTFQWNQDHDWLIRECAVYPLVAPDSRLKQVELELELGMENKRPRGILEMEHTEGGVGVGSSSDRGPLPSTKKLKELC; this is translated from the exons ATGGAGAACTATAAGGCAAAATTCATGTGTAGCTACGGCGGCAAGATCCAAAGCAACACACCCGACCACACTAAGCTCTCCTACGTCGGCGGCCACACCAAGATCCTCTACGTTCACCGCACCCCCATAACCTTCCCTGTTATGCTCGCCAAGCTTGCCACCCTCTGCAATGCCGCCTCCGCCGACGTCTCCTTCAAGTACCAGCTTCCCGGCGAGGATCTCGACTCCCTTATCTCCGTCACCGACGATGACGACCTCGAAAACATGATGATCGAGTACGATCAACTCCACAGCTTTTCCCCTAAAACTGCTCGCATGCGACTCTTCCTCTTCCCCAACCTCCCTCTTGATTCTGCTGCCGCTTCATCTGAACCCGAACCCGACCCGGCCGTAAGGCAGTTACAGCTTCCTCCTCCTccacctcctccttcttcttcattatctTCCCGTTTGGTTGGTCCGTTGAGTACTCATGGAAAGTACGATGTGTTTATCAGTTTTAGGGGTGAGGACACGCGCACCAACTTCACCTGTCATCTTCACGAAGCACTGTGCAGAAAGCGAATAAAGACCTTCATCGATTACGAGCTTCACAAAGGCGATGAAATCTCGCCGTCGCTCTTTCGCGCAATCGAGGATTCGTATGTGTCTGTTATCGTCTTCTCGGAGAACTATGCTGACTCCAAGTGGTGCCTTGAAGAACTCGTGAGGATATTGGAGTGTAGAAAAGAATATGGACAGGTTGTTATACCTGTGTTCTATGAGATTGATCCATCACATGTAAGGAAGCAGAATGGAAGTTACAAAGAAGCGTTTGAGAAGCACATGCAAAATTCCATGCTTGATATGAACAAGATTCAAAAATGGAAGGATGCTCTGGCTGAAGCAGCTGATTTGGCTGGCTGGGATTCTCACTCTCGCTCCTATAG GGATGACACTGAACTCATTCAAAGGATTGTCAAAGACGTTTTGCAAAAGCTAATTTACCATTACCCACCCAATGATTTTAACGGCCTTGTTGGTATTCAGGAAAAGTCTGCCCCTTTAGAATCATTACTAAGAGAAGCTCGATCGGTTGGTATATGGGGGATAGGTGGGATAGGCAAAACAACTATTGCGAGATATATATTTGACAAATACTCTCATGGGTTCGAAGGTTCATGCTTCTTGGAAAATATACGGGAAAGATCAGGAGATCATGTGCAAGGACTACATGATTTACGTGATCAACTTTACTCAGTGCTGTTGAATGAAAAAGTTCGCCAAAGTAGCACAGCAAAATCAACTTTTGTTGAGTGCAGGATCCGCAGACAAAGCAATTTCATAGTTCTTGATGATGTGAGTAGTTCAAAGCAGTTGAAATACCTGGTTGGGGAGCTTGAATCCTATGGTCCAGGTAGTAAGATCATCATTACAACTAGAGATAAAAGTGTGCTGCAAAACCGGAGAGTTGAGAAAATACATGAGGTGGAGGGGTTAGATTCCCCTACATCCCTAACATTGTTCAGCTTGAATGCATTTAATGAAGACTCTCCTGAAGTGGGATATAAAGAGCTGTCAAGAAGGGCAGTTAACTATTGCAAAGGTGTCCCCCTAGCCTTAGTAGTGTTGGGTTCTTTCCTTCATTCTAAAACTGAAGCTGAATGGGGAAGTGCGCTGAACAAAATCGAGAAGATTCCCAATGAAGAAATTCAAACTGTGCTAAGGTTGAGTTATGATGAGTTAGATTATGAGGAGCAACAAATATTTCTAGACATTGCGTGTTTTCTTAAGGGAGAGCTAAAAGAAAACATAGTTAGTCTATTAGACAGTTGCAGCCTCTATCCAGTTATTGGCATGAGATCCCTTCTTGATAAGGCTCTCATAACTATATCTAATGATTCTGTAGGGATGCATGACTTGATACAACAAATGGGTTGGGAGATCGTTCGTCAAGAATCTATTGAAAATCCTGAAGATCGTAGTCGCCTGTGGGATCTTGACGATACTTGTGATGTTCTCAAAAACAATAAG GGAACTGGTGCAATTCAAGGCATGAAGTTAGATACATATCAAATTCGACAAAACCTAAGCTTGAGTGTTGACACTTTCAAAAAGATGCCTaatctaaaatatctcaaaTTCTTTATCTCCGTAAGGGAGCATGGCAAATTATCTGGTCTGCAGCTTCCTGAGGAGTTGGAGTCTTTTTCTGAGAAATTAAGGCACCTTGAGTGGCATGCATATCCTTTGCCTTCTCTACCGTCAAATTTTTGTCCTGAAAAGCTTGTCACTCTTCGAATGCCTAATGGTCAATTTAGAAGACTCTGGAACAAAGTGCAG GATCTTGTTAATCTGAAGGATGTAAACCTAGCTGGATGCCAAGAATTGGTGGAGCTccctgatctgtctaaggcaaAAAATCTTAGAAATGTGGATCTCTTTGGCTGTAGAAGTTTAAGCAACATCCATCCATCCATTTTATCTTGCAGCACACTTGAGCGTTTGGATCTAACTGGCTGCTCAAAGCTTGAGACGCTTGAAAGCCAGACTCATTTTAAATCACTTTGGCACCTCAATGTCAGTGGCTGCAAAAGTCTAGCTAAATTTTCTGTGTCTTCAGAAGAAGTTGAAGTCTTGGATTTAATGATGGGAGTCAAAGTGTTACACCCATCCATTGGGCGTTTCAGCAAAGCAAGAATCTTACATGTCGATGGGCATCGACTTGAGAATCTTCCAAAGGAATTGTCTTGTTTGAAATCTCTTGAGACGCTTTCGCTACATAGATGCAGCCGTGTAAGCTCCAAAGAAAACCTGCATCTCGTGTTTAATGGCTTGCAATCATTGCGTGAACTGTATTTTATGGACTGTCATTACTTGTTTGAGCTCCCCGACAATATCAACCAGCTATCGTCGCTACAAAAGTTAGCTTTGGATGGAAGCTATGTGGTGAGGTTGCCGGAGACCATCAAGCATCTTTCAGCACTGGAAACATTGTCATTAAAGGGTTGCAGGAGGCTTCAATCTTTGCCAGAGCTTCCATCATCCATTATTCGTTTGGAAGCAGACAACTGCACATTGTTGCCCATAGCATCATCAAGTTTAACAAATTTTAGGCCGAAAGAAGATGGCAGAAGTGATGATTCATTTCATAATTGTGTGAATTTCCATGTACAGAAACATACTGATTCATTCCATCAATATTTAAGGGACTTAGCGCACCGATATGAGTTAAGAAGGATTAAAAGAAGAGGAGGGGGAGGACGAAGAGCAATGTTTGCAGATATCAATTTCAGAATCTTCTACCAAGACCACAGAATACCAAAGTGGTTCACGTATCAAACAAAGGGAGCTTCCATAACTTTTGAACTTGATCAGCCTTATGATCTCTGTTCTAGTTTCGTTCTCTGCGTTGTTATCGCACCCGGTTGGCCTTCCCCAATCAAATATGGCCTTATTCTTCAGTATCAATGCCACTTGGAAGATAGTGACATGAACAAATATTCAACTAGTAAAATTCTTCTTGATGACGTTCCTGCAGAACGGGATTTTGATCATATTTATATGTCACTTGACCGTGGTGGCATCATAGAGGCAATTAAggcatacaaattaaaatacggGAGTCACAGCGTCAGCGAGTGTTACAATAACCTAAAGGTCACAATTGAATTCTATTTCTACTGTTGCACATTTCAGTGGAATCAGGATCATGACTGGTTGATCAGAGAGTGTGCGGTTTATCCACTTGTTGCCCCTGATTCTCGGTTGAAGCAGGTGGAATTGGAATTGGAGCTGGGCATGGAAAACAAAAGGCCTAGGGGTATTCTTGAGATGGAGCATACTGAAGGTGGGGTTGGAGTTGGAAGCTCCAGTGACCGAGGACCACTCCCTTCCACAAAGAAACTCAAAGAACTTTGCTAG